One segment of Agrococcus sp. ProA11 DNA contains the following:
- a CDS encoding bifunctional dTDP-4-dehydrorhamnose 3,5-epimerase family protein/NAD(P)-dependent oxidoreductase, with amino-acid sequence MAELETGKELRVRETPIPGFLVIDLPVHGDNRGWFKENWQREKQLALGLPDFGPVQNNISFNAQPGVTRGIHAEPWDKYISVASGRVFGAWVDLREGDSFGATFTIEIDPSIAVFVPRGVGNAFQALEPDTAYTYLVNDHWSAEAQSEYTFLNLADPTAAIDWPIPLEQAELSDKDRAHPQLADVTPMAPRRVLVLGANGQVGRALRQQWSSRADVDFVGRDVVDLARPETLDAVRWSSFHTVVNAAAHTAVDAAETDSGRVDAWAVNATGPARLAALAAQHGLTLVHISSDYVFDGSREQHDEAEPLSPLGVYGQSKAAGDLAVSVVPHHYVLRTSWVVGDGKNFIATMASLAERGIAPSVVGDQVGRLAFAAEIARAIDHLLAVGAPHGTYNVSNGGEPASWADIAKRVFERTGHEADRVTPVTTEEYYAGKTGIAPRPLQSSLDLSRLEATGFAPRDQFAMLDEYVESLTREA; translated from the coding sequence ATGGCTGAGCTGGAGACGGGCAAGGAGCTGCGCGTTCGCGAGACGCCGATCCCTGGCTTCCTGGTGATCGACCTGCCGGTGCATGGCGACAACCGGGGATGGTTCAAGGAGAACTGGCAGCGCGAGAAGCAGCTGGCGCTCGGGCTGCCCGACTTCGGTCCGGTGCAGAACAACATCTCGTTCAACGCGCAGCCGGGGGTCACGCGCGGCATCCACGCGGAGCCGTGGGACAAGTACATCTCGGTCGCCTCCGGACGCGTCTTCGGCGCCTGGGTCGACCTCCGCGAGGGCGACTCCTTCGGCGCCACCTTCACGATCGAGATCGACCCGTCGATCGCCGTGTTCGTGCCGCGCGGCGTCGGCAACGCCTTCCAGGCGCTCGAGCCCGACACCGCCTACACCTACCTCGTCAACGACCACTGGTCGGCCGAGGCGCAGAGCGAGTACACGTTCCTCAACCTGGCCGATCCCACCGCGGCCATCGACTGGCCGATCCCGCTCGAGCAGGCGGAGCTGTCCGACAAGGATCGCGCGCACCCGCAGCTGGCCGACGTCACCCCCATGGCGCCGCGGCGGGTCCTCGTGCTGGGCGCCAACGGCCAGGTCGGCCGCGCCCTCCGGCAGCAGTGGTCGAGCCGCGCGGACGTTGACTTCGTGGGCCGAGACGTCGTCGATCTCGCCCGCCCGGAGACGCTCGACGCCGTCCGCTGGTCGTCGTTCCACACGGTCGTGAACGCGGCCGCGCACACCGCCGTCGATGCCGCAGAGACGGACTCCGGGCGCGTCGATGCCTGGGCCGTGAACGCGACCGGCCCGGCGCGCCTGGCGGCGCTCGCCGCGCAGCACGGGCTGACGCTGGTCCACATCTCGAGCGACTACGTCTTCGACGGCTCGCGCGAGCAGCACGATGAGGCGGAGCCGCTCAGCCCGCTCGGCGTCTACGGGCAGTCGAAGGCGGCCGGCGACCTCGCGGTCTCGGTCGTGCCGCACCACTACGTGCTGCGCACCTCCTGGGTGGTCGGCGACGGCAAGAACTTCATCGCCACGATGGCGTCGCTCGCCGAGCGGGGCATCGCACCGAGCGTGGTCGGCGATCAGGTCGGTCGGCTCGCCTTCGCGGCAGAGATCGCCCGCGCGATCGACCACCTGCTCGCGGTCGGGGCTCCGCACGGCACCTACAACGTCTCCAACGGCGGCGAGCCGGCGAGCTGGGCCGACATCGCGAAGCGCGTGTTCGAGCGCACCGGGCATGAGGCCGACCGGGTGACGCCGGTCACCACCGAGGAGTACTACGCGGGCAAGACCGGCATCGCGCCGCGACCGCTGCAGAGCTCGCTCGACCTGAGCCGCCTGGAAGCCACGGGCTTCGCGCCGCGGGATCAGTTCGCGATGCTCGACGAGTACGTCGAGTCGCTCACGCGGGAGGCGTGA
- the galU gene encoding UTP--glucose-1-phosphate uridylyltransferase GalU, with amino-acid sequence MQHDVTKVVIPAAGLGTRFLPATKALPKEMLPVVDKPAIQYVVEEAVRAGLRDVLFVTGRNKNALENHFDRATELEMILHTKGDAAKLSRVAESTDLANVHYVRQGDPKGLGHAVLRSQAHVNGDSFAVLLGDDIIDERDHLLERMLEVHDQRDTCVVALMEVDPEQAHMYGVATVEATDEDDVVRVRGLVEKPEPGTAPSNLAIVGRYVLKPEIFPVLEQTQPGRSGEIQLTDALLTMAEDDEDGGVHGVVFRGRRYDTGDRLDYIKANVQLAIEREDLGPGLRAWLREFVPTLED; translated from the coding sequence ATGCAGCATGACGTCACCAAGGTCGTGATTCCCGCGGCGGGTCTCGGCACCAGGTTCCTGCCCGCGACCAAGGCGCTCCCGAAGGAGATGCTGCCGGTCGTGGACAAGCCGGCCATCCAGTACGTGGTGGAGGAGGCGGTGCGCGCCGGCCTGCGAGACGTGCTCTTCGTCACCGGTCGCAACAAGAACGCGCTGGAGAACCACTTCGATCGGGCGACCGAGCTGGAGATGATCCTGCACACGAAGGGCGACGCGGCGAAGCTCTCTCGCGTCGCCGAGTCGACCGATCTCGCGAACGTGCACTACGTGCGCCAGGGCGACCCGAAGGGCCTCGGCCACGCGGTGCTGCGCTCGCAGGCGCACGTCAACGGCGACTCGTTCGCGGTGCTGCTGGGCGACGACATCATCGACGAGCGCGACCACCTGCTCGAGCGGATGCTCGAGGTGCACGACCAGCGCGACACGTGCGTGGTGGCGCTCATGGAGGTCGACCCGGAGCAGGCCCACATGTACGGGGTCGCGACCGTGGAGGCGACGGATGAGGACGACGTCGTGCGGGTGCGCGGACTGGTGGAGAAGCCCGAGCCGGGCACGGCGCCGTCGAACCTCGCGATCGTCGGTCGGTACGTGCTCAAGCCCGAGATCTTCCCCGTGCTCGAGCAGACGCAGCCCGGCAGGAGCGGCGAGATCCAGCTCACGGATGCGCTCCTGACCATGGCGGAGGACGACGAGGACGGCGGTGTGCACGGCGTGGTCTTCCGCGGCCGCCGCTACGACACCGGCGACCGGCTCGACTACATCAAGGCGAACGTGCAGCTCGCGATCGAGCGTGAGGACCTGGGCCCCGGCCTGCGCGCCTGGCTGCGGGAGTTCGTCCCCACGCTCGAGGACTGA
- a CDS encoding acyltransferase family protein, which yields MARHAWPDVARGITVLLVVAMHILFLHSMPLLPDTLAVRGHLPLTSAMTHLRMPLFFLVSGYLSAAMVQRSWRAGFSGRIAPRYYLYVVWLTITALALRTFAVIDQAPFDTSDYVISQLLEPRGTLWYIWALALFFLVVRATRAIPAWMLAIPAAILFIVGQIAFDQPWRDISAGFLPFLLGARLPKEIRALTDRVPLRIGVPVLGAGIALALIDSSLRWPLPVGLAVAAVAVPGVLMVLPHIAQWRILRPIRHVGRNTLAIFAIHPLLIVLANRIARDQPMLMEVIGAQPVLALLWPLALLVGIVLVALALQRLLRAIGLRHLFEMPRWRALRRAFRLRRATRRARRAQ from the coding sequence GTGGCTCGGCACGCGTGGCCGGATGTGGCGCGCGGGATCACGGTGCTGCTGGTCGTGGCGATGCACATCCTGTTCCTGCACTCCATGCCGCTGCTGCCCGACACGCTCGCCGTGCGCGGGCACCTGCCGCTCACCAGCGCGATGACCCACCTGCGCATGCCGCTGTTCTTCCTCGTGTCGGGCTATCTCTCAGCCGCGATGGTGCAGCGCTCGTGGCGCGCCGGATTCTCGGGCCGCATCGCCCCCCGCTACTACCTCTACGTGGTCTGGCTCACCATCACCGCGCTCGCCCTGCGGACGTTCGCCGTCATCGACCAGGCTCCGTTCGACACCTCCGACTACGTCATCTCCCAGCTGCTCGAGCCGCGCGGAACCCTCTGGTACATCTGGGCGCTCGCGCTCTTCTTCCTGGTGGTCCGGGCGACCAGAGCGATCCCCGCCTGGATGCTCGCGATCCCCGCCGCGATCCTGTTCATCGTGGGCCAGATCGCATTCGACCAGCCGTGGCGCGACATCTCCGCCGGTTTCCTGCCGTTCCTGCTCGGCGCGCGCCTGCCGAAGGAGATCCGCGCCCTCACCGACCGGGTGCCGCTGCGCATCGGCGTGCCGGTGCTCGGCGCTGGCATCGCGCTGGCACTGATCGACTCCTCGCTCCGCTGGCCCCTGCCGGTCGGCTTGGCCGTCGCGGCAGTCGCCGTGCCCGGCGTGCTGATGGTGCTCCCCCACATCGCCCAGTGGCGCATCCTGCGGCCCATCCGTCACGTCGGTCGCAACACCCTGGCGATCTTCGCGATCCACCCGCTGCTGATCGTGCTCGCCAACCGGATCGCTCGCGACCAGCCGATGCTGATGGAGGTGATCGGTGCGCAGCCGGTGCTGGCGCTGCTGTGGCCGCTCGCCCTGCTCGTGGGCATCGTGCTCGTCGCCCTCGCGCTGCAGCGGCTGCTGCGAGCGATCGGGCTTCGGCACCTGTTCGAGATGCCGCGCTGGCGGGCGCTCCGCCGCGCCTTCCGGCTCAGGCGTGCGACGCGGCGGGCCCGACGAGCACAGTGA
- the rfbB gene encoding dTDP-glucose 4,6-dehydratase: MSKLLVTGGAGFIGSNFVHYVVANTSHDVVVLDKLTYAGDRATLAGLPEDRVRLVVGDIADPEVVDALVAEADAVVHYAAESHNDNSLSDPEPFVHTNLIGTFTLLEAARRHRTRFHHISTDEVYGDLELDDPAKFTPETPYNPSSPYSSTKAGSDLLVRAWVRSFGLEATISNCSNNYGPRQHVEKFIPRQITNVIDGVRPRLYGAGQNVRDWIHADDHSSAVLRILEAGRSGETYLIGADGEKNNLEVVQAILTLMGQEPDAFDHVTDRAGHDLRYAIDASKLRDELGWEASFTDFEAGLAATIDWYRENEAWWRPQKAAAEAKYAQAGH, encoded by the coding sequence ATGAGCAAGCTCCTCGTCACCGGCGGCGCCGGCTTCATCGGATCGAACTTCGTCCACTACGTCGTCGCGAACACCTCGCACGACGTGGTCGTGCTGGACAAGCTGACGTACGCGGGTGACCGCGCGACGCTCGCCGGCCTGCCCGAGGATCGCGTGCGGCTGGTGGTGGGCGACATCGCCGACCCGGAGGTCGTGGATGCGCTGGTCGCAGAGGCCGACGCGGTGGTGCACTACGCGGCCGAATCCCACAACGACAACTCGCTGTCGGATCCCGAGCCGTTCGTGCACACGAACCTGATCGGCACGTTCACGCTGCTGGAGGCCGCGCGTCGCCACCGCACGCGCTTCCACCACATCTCCACCGACGAGGTGTACGGGGATCTGGAGCTCGACGACCCGGCGAAGTTCACGCCGGAGACGCCCTACAACCCCTCGAGCCCCTACTCGTCGACGAAGGCGGGATCGGACCTGCTGGTGCGTGCCTGGGTGCGCTCGTTCGGGCTGGAGGCGACGATCTCCAACTGCTCGAACAACTACGGGCCGCGGCAGCACGTGGAGAAGTTCATCCCGCGCCAGATCACGAACGTGATCGACGGCGTGCGGCCGCGCCTGTACGGCGCCGGTCAGAACGTGCGCGACTGGATCCACGCCGACGACCACTCCTCGGCAGTGCTGCGGATCCTGGAGGCGGGCAGGAGCGGCGAGACCTACCTGATCGGCGCCGACGGTGAGAAGAACAACCTCGAGGTCGTGCAGGCGATCCTGACGCTCATGGGGCAGGAGCCGGACGCGTTCGACCACGTGACCGATCGCGCCGGCCACGACCTGCGCTACGCGATCGACGCGTCGAAGCTGCGCGACGAGCTCGGCTGGGAGGCGTCCTTCACCGACTTCGAGGCGGGCCTCGCCGCCACGATCGACTGGTACCGCGAGAACGAGGCCTGGTGGCGACCGCAGAAGGCGGCAGCCGAGGCGAAGTACGCGCAGGCGGGGCACTGA
- a CDS encoding DUF3499 family protein has product MDDRTCSRPGCRRYADRTVTVDYEAQMLVVGPLQPMTRRGAIEGSYDLCEPHADRHAGPTGWQVVRYEPGHASR; this is encoded by the coding sequence ATGGACGATAGGACGTGCTCGCGACCCGGATGCCGCCGGTACGCCGACCGCACCGTGACGGTCGACTACGAGGCGCAGATGCTCGTCGTCGGTCCGCTGCAGCCCATGACCAGGCGCGGAGCGATCGAGGGCAGCTACGACCTGTGCGAACCCCACGCCGACCGCCACGCCGGCCCCACGGGCTGGCAGGTCGTCCGCTACGAGCCCGGGCACGCGAGCCGCTGA
- a CDS encoding phosphomannomutase/phosphoglucomutase, whose protein sequence is MSLTDIVKTYDVRGLVDGQLTETVVRALGAAFADEVGTDAPIVIGHDMRTSSPALAAAAAEGARARGADVVLIGLCSTDGTYFASGSMGAPAMMFTASHNPAAYNGIKFSRAGARGVSLETGLAAIRDGAQRYLDAGLSEVAERGTLTTRDVLRDYAAHLRSLVDLGGIRPLRVVVDAANGMAGMTVPAVLGEAAGLPALPIEIVPMYFELDGTFPNHEANPLDPKNLVDLQAAVVEHGADIGLAFDGDADRCFVIDEHGGAVSPSAVAAIVAEREIARVRAEGEQDVVVLHNLITSRVVPEVITAAGATPVRTRVGHSLIKDKMAETGAVFGGEHSAHYYFRDFWGADNGMLAAMHVLATLGTADDPMSSLAARYTPYAASGEINSTVEDVPAAYTRIVEAFAGRGDFDELDGLTVTAPDRSWWFSVRPSNTEPLLRLNAEAEAEAMMVAMRDEVLALIRA, encoded by the coding sequence ATGTCGCTGACCGACATCGTGAAGACGTACGACGTGCGCGGTCTCGTCGACGGCCAGCTGACCGAGACGGTCGTTCGGGCCCTCGGCGCAGCCTTCGCCGACGAGGTCGGCACCGACGCGCCGATCGTGATCGGGCATGACATGCGCACCTCGTCACCTGCGCTCGCGGCCGCGGCGGCAGAGGGAGCGCGGGCGCGCGGCGCCGACGTGGTGCTGATCGGGCTGTGCTCCACCGACGGCACGTACTTCGCATCCGGATCCATGGGCGCGCCCGCGATGATGTTCACCGCCTCGCACAACCCGGCGGCCTACAACGGCATCAAGTTCTCGCGAGCCGGGGCACGCGGCGTGAGCCTCGAGACGGGCCTCGCCGCCATCCGCGACGGAGCGCAGCGCTACCTCGACGCGGGCCTCAGCGAGGTCGCCGAGCGCGGCACGCTCACGACCCGCGACGTGCTGCGCGACTACGCGGCGCACCTGCGCTCGCTCGTCGACCTCGGCGGCATCCGGCCCCTCCGGGTGGTGGTGGATGCCGCCAACGGCATGGCCGGCATGACGGTGCCGGCCGTGCTGGGCGAGGCGGCCGGCCTGCCGGCACTGCCGATCGAGATCGTGCCGATGTACTTCGAGCTCGACGGCACGTTCCCGAACCACGAGGCGAACCCGCTCGACCCGAAGAACCTCGTCGACCTGCAGGCCGCCGTGGTCGAGCACGGCGCCGACATCGGGCTCGCGTTCGACGGCGACGCCGACCGCTGCTTCGTGATCGACGAGCACGGCGGTGCGGTCTCGCCCTCGGCCGTCGCGGCTATCGTCGCGGAGCGCGAGATCGCCCGCGTGCGCGCAGAGGGCGAGCAGGACGTCGTCGTGCTGCACAACCTCATCACGAGCCGTGTCGTCCCCGAGGTGATCACCGCCGCCGGCGCGACCCCGGTGCGCACTCGCGTCGGCCATTCGCTCATCAAGGACAAGATGGCCGAGACGGGCGCGGTCTTCGGCGGCGAGCACTCGGCGCACTACTACTTCCGCGACTTCTGGGGCGCCGACAACGGCATGCTCGCGGCCATGCACGTGCTCGCGACCCTCGGCACCGCCGACGATCCGATGTCGTCGCTCGCCGCGCGCTACACGCCATATGCGGCATCCGGCGAGATCAACTCCACGGTTGAGGACGTGCCGGCGGCCTACACGCGCATCGTCGAGGCATTCGCGGGTCGAGGCGACTTCGATGAGCTCGACGGGCTCACGGTCACAGCACCCGACCGCAGCTGGTGGTTCTCGGTGCGCCCGTCGAACACCGAGCCGCTGCTGCGGCTCAACGCCGAGGCGGAGGCGGAGGCGATGATGGTCGCGATGCGCGACGAGGTGCTCGCCCTGATCCGAGCCTGA
- a CDS encoding DUF5719 family protein, with translation MAVTDSGRDLDPLDDSQEYDDPSPMAEESATRHHRPAPEELALEAEAEPTGDIASDVTLTDREAAANEAAEAGRRFERRDVVRWSARALGGLAVAALGVGAVLGAQALPEDLRTPGAVPETVVQPSSPLQSRVCAGPALRVGTADGADALAIATIGEPAIEVGSLGGELDQSEVSVTGAAEVQGGASIVQRNEESTLSAAQALALDVEAVRGFAASECAETRLDQWLVGGSTRTGRQTVLTIANASQVSASVDVTVFGPDGPVESVGSSGIAVSGGSSIVLDLAAIAPGVPDAVVRVASTGAPVAAHLQQITTRGLERGGFEIIDPVTALTSSVLPGVAVTEPTGLETREGYDDTVPTLRLLSPTGGDVRVVFEASDGSTIESVGSLEAGRVTDFPLEEIPVGTHAIRVESDVPVVAGARTVAVAGAGLDFDWVAGGQARSGTSSIAVPSGPDATVHIVSTSDTDQEIEVAGTSVQLPANGILEQRVEAGSFEVSGQDLVIGIGYRDASRVGGFTASPQGPSAEGVRVLH, from the coding sequence GTGGCAGTGACCGACAGCGGCAGGGACCTCGACCCCCTCGACGACTCGCAGGAGTACGACGATCCGTCGCCGATGGCCGAGGAGTCGGCGACCCGGCACCACCGCCCGGCGCCGGAGGAGCTCGCGCTCGAGGCGGAGGCCGAGCCGACCGGCGATATCGCCAGCGACGTCACGCTCACCGACCGCGAGGCGGCCGCGAACGAGGCCGCGGAGGCCGGCAGGCGCTTCGAGCGCCGCGATGTGGTGCGCTGGAGCGCGCGGGCGCTCGGCGGACTCGCAGTCGCGGCGCTGGGCGTCGGCGCCGTGCTGGGTGCGCAGGCGCTGCCGGAGGATCTCCGCACGCCGGGCGCGGTGCCGGAGACCGTCGTGCAGCCCTCGTCGCCGCTGCAGTCCCGGGTGTGCGCCGGGCCCGCGCTCCGGGTCGGCACCGCCGACGGCGCGGATGCGCTGGCTATCGCGACCATCGGCGAGCCCGCGATCGAGGTGGGGAGCCTGGGCGGCGAGCTCGACCAGAGCGAGGTCAGCGTGACCGGCGCCGCCGAGGTGCAGGGAGGCGCGTCGATCGTGCAGCGCAACGAGGAGTCGACGCTCTCCGCTGCGCAGGCGCTGGCGCTCGACGTGGAGGCCGTGCGCGGCTTCGCAGCGAGCGAATGCGCCGAGACGCGGCTCGATCAGTGGCTCGTGGGGGGATCCACGCGCACCGGTCGGCAGACGGTGCTCACGATCGCCAACGCCTCCCAGGTCAGTGCCAGCGTCGACGTCACGGTGTTCGGGCCGGACGGGCCGGTCGAGTCGGTCGGCTCGAGCGGCATCGCCGTCTCCGGCGGGTCATCGATCGTGCTCGATCTCGCGGCGATCGCCCCTGGCGTGCCGGACGCCGTGGTGCGCGTCGCCTCCACCGGAGCCCCGGTCGCCGCGCACCTGCAGCAGATCACCACGCGCGGCCTCGAGCGCGGCGGCTTCGAGATCATCGACCCGGTCACCGCCCTCACCTCCTCGGTGCTGCCAGGGGTCGCCGTCACCGAGCCGACCGGGCTCGAGACGCGCGAGGGCTACGACGACACCGTGCCGACGCTGCGCCTGCTCTCTCCCACGGGCGGCGACGTGCGCGTCGTCTTCGAGGCATCCGACGGCTCCACGATCGAATCCGTCGGCTCCCTCGAGGCGGGTCGCGTCACCGACTTCCCGCTGGAGGAGATCCCGGTCGGCACGCACGCCATCAGGGTCGAGTCGGATGTCCCGGTCGTCGCCGGCGCCAGGACGGTCGCGGTCGCCGGCGCGGGGCTCGACTTCGACTGGGTCGCGGGCGGCCAGGCGCGCTCCGGCACCTCGTCGATCGCCGTGCCGAGCGGACCGGATGCGACCGTGCACATCGTCAGCACGTCGGACACCGACCAGGAGATCGAGGTCGCCGGCACGAGCGTGCAGCTACCCGCGAACGGGATCCTCGAGCAGCGGGTGGAGGCCGGCTCGTTCGAGGTGAGCGGGCAGGACCTCGTGATCGGCATCGGCTACCGCGACGCAAGCCGCGTGGGCGGCTTCACCGCCAGCCCGCAGGGGCCCTCCGCGGAAGGTGTGCGGGTCTTGCACTGA
- the ahcY gene encoding adenosylhomocysteinase, with translation MTGDHTPTLEFAVRDLTLADAGRHQIRLAEHEMPGLMALRRRYADAQPLAGQRIAGSLHMTVQTAVLIETLVALGAEVRWASCNIFSTQDEAAAAVAVGSGTPEAPAGVPVFAWKGETLEEYWACTNRIFDFADGATLILDDGGDATMLVHRGRDAEEAGAAPVTPADAPDELRVIDALIARTLAEDPQRWTTIAERLRGVTEETTTGVHRLEQLFAAGRLQFPAINVNDSVTKSKFDNRYGIRHSLPDGINRATDVLIGGKIAFVVGYGDVGKGAAEALRGQGARVIVSEIDPICALQAAMDGFQVARVEDALETADIWVTTTGNEHVITLEHLQAMKHLAIVANVGHFDNEIDVAALERSGAERIEIKPQVHEWRFPSGRAILVLSEGRLMNLGNATGHPSFVMSNSFSNQVLAQIELATKDYELGVLRLPKALDEEVARLHLDALGARLTTLTPEQAAYIGVPIEGPYKPDLYRY, from the coding sequence ATGACCGGCGACCACACTCCCACGCTCGAGTTCGCCGTGCGCGACCTGACGCTCGCCGACGCTGGCAGGCATCAGATCCGCCTCGCCGAGCACGAGATGCCCGGACTCATGGCATTGCGCCGGCGCTACGCCGATGCGCAGCCGTTGGCCGGGCAGCGGATCGCCGGCAGCCTGCACATGACCGTGCAGACGGCGGTGCTCATCGAGACCCTGGTGGCGCTCGGCGCCGAGGTCCGCTGGGCGAGCTGCAACATCTTCTCGACGCAGGACGAGGCGGCCGCGGCGGTCGCCGTCGGCAGCGGCACGCCCGAGGCGCCCGCCGGTGTGCCGGTCTTCGCGTGGAAGGGCGAGACGCTCGAGGAGTACTGGGCGTGCACGAATCGCATCTTCGACTTCGCCGACGGGGCGACGCTGATCCTCGACGACGGCGGCGACGCGACGATGCTCGTGCACCGCGGTCGCGATGCGGAGGAGGCGGGCGCGGCGCCCGTCACGCCGGCGGATGCGCCGGACGAGCTGCGCGTCATCGATGCGCTCATCGCCCGCACGCTCGCGGAGGATCCGCAGCGCTGGACGACGATCGCCGAGCGGCTCCGAGGCGTGACCGAGGAGACGACCACGGGCGTGCATCGCCTCGAGCAGCTGTTCGCTGCCGGACGCCTGCAGTTCCCCGCCATCAACGTCAACGATTCCGTGACGAAGTCGAAGTTCGACAACCGCTACGGCATCCGGCATTCCCTGCCCGACGGCATCAACCGAGCGACCGATGTGCTGATCGGCGGCAAGATCGCCTTCGTGGTGGGCTACGGCGACGTCGGCAAGGGTGCCGCCGAGGCGCTGCGCGGGCAGGGCGCGCGCGTGATCGTGAGCGAGATCGACCCGATCTGCGCGCTGCAGGCGGCGATGGACGGCTTCCAGGTCGCCCGGGTCGAGGATGCGCTCGAGACCGCCGACATCTGGGTCACCACCACCGGCAACGAGCACGTCATCACGCTCGAGCACCTGCAGGCGATGAAGCACCTCGCGATCGTCGCCAATGTCGGCCACTTCGACAACGAGATCGATGTGGCGGCGCTCGAGCGCTCGGGCGCGGAACGCATCGAGATCAAGCCGCAGGTGCACGAGTGGCGGTTCCCCTCCGGGCGGGCGATCCTGGTGCTCTCGGAAGGCCGCCTGATGAACCTCGGCAACGCCACCGGGCATCCATCGTTCGTGATGTCGAACTCGTTCTCCAACCAGGTGCTGGCGCAGATCGAGCTCGCGACGAAGGACTACGAGCTGGGCGTCTTACGCCTGCCGAAAGCGCTCGACGAGGAGGTCGCCCGCCTCCACCTCGACGCGCTCGGCGCCCGCCTCACGACCCTCACGCCCGAGCAGGCGGCCTACATCGGCGTCCCGATCGAGGGCCCCTACAAGCCCGACCTCTACCGCTACTGA
- a CDS encoding MarR family transcriptional regulator, whose amino-acid sequence MSDLRGDDVDRIIEQWMRVRPDADVSPLDVLSRMTRISRQLGRIRAEAFQLAGLESWQWDVLAALRRADSALSPKDLIAQTMVTSGTMTNRIENLVASGLIERVEGSTDRRVRLVTLTDEGIDRVDVALDALLEAERRLLRDIPADDQSRLAELLRVLSDAMV is encoded by the coding sequence ATGAGCGACCTGCGCGGCGACGATGTCGACCGCATCATCGAGCAGTGGATGCGTGTGCGGCCCGACGCGGATGTCTCGCCCCTCGACGTGCTCAGCCGCATGACGCGCATCTCGCGGCAGCTGGGGCGCATCCGTGCCGAGGCCTTCCAGCTCGCCGGCCTCGAGTCCTGGCAGTGGGATGTGCTGGCGGCGCTGCGGCGAGCCGACAGCGCGCTGAGCCCCAAGGATCTCATCGCCCAGACGATGGTCACGAGCGGCACGATGACGAACCGGATCGAGAACCTGGTCGCCTCCGGGCTGATCGAGCGCGTGGAGGGGTCGACCGATCGGCGCGTGCGCCTCGTGACCCTCACCGACGAGGGCATCGACCGCGTCGACGTGGCACTCGATGCGCTGCTGGAGGCGGAGCGCCGACTGCTCCGCGACATCCCCGCCGACGACCAGTCGCGACTGGCGGAGCTGCTGCGAGTGCTCTCCGACGCGATGGTCTGA
- a CDS encoding NAD-dependent epimerase/dehydratase family protein, translating to MSSAMARALVVGGNGFLGAHLVDALVADGWQVDVFDRFSTAPRYRSTSARAHRGTFSVGDEIRQAVDGHDLIVHALSGTTPSNSLGGPQADLQANVVPTLDMLGEAVRTGVGRVLFISSGGTVYGSAQGAVPEDAPLMPISPYGIGKVATEHYLRYFEIEHGLRSASLRVANPYGLRADGTLPEFGLVSALLRAAATDGRVTRLGDGSMVRDYLHVDDVIAQARPVIADPSFSGALNIGSGAGRSVQEIIDLVRATTGAALPVDEREVPASFVDHIVLDTTRFAERFGTVSQVPLREGIERTWREWRS from the coding sequence GTGAGCTCGGCGATGGCGCGCGCGCTCGTCGTCGGCGGGAACGGGTTCCTCGGCGCGCACCTCGTCGACGCGCTCGTCGCCGATGGCTGGCAGGTCGACGTCTTCGATCGCTTCTCGACCGCTCCGCGCTACCGCTCCACGTCAGCGCGTGCGCACCGCGGCACCTTCTCGGTCGGTGACGAGATCCGGCAGGCCGTCGACGGCCATGACCTGATCGTGCACGCGCTGTCGGGGACGACGCCCTCGAACAGCCTCGGAGGTCCGCAGGCGGATCTGCAGGCGAACGTCGTGCCCACGCTCGACATGCTGGGTGAGGCGGTGCGCACGGGCGTCGGGCGGGTGCTGTTCATCTCCTCCGGCGGCACCGTGTACGGCTCCGCGCAGGGCGCCGTGCCGGAGGACGCGCCGCTCATGCCGATCTCGCCCTACGGCATCGGCAAGGTCGCGACCGAGCACTACCTGCGCTACTTCGAGATCGAGCACGGGCTGCGGTCGGCGTCGCTGCGCGTTGCGAACCCGTACGGGCTGCGCGCCGACGGCACGCTGCCCGAGTTCGGGCTCGTGAGCGCGCTGCTGCGCGCCGCGGCGACGGACGGGCGGGTGACTCGGCTCGGCGACGGCTCCATGGTGCGCGACTACCTGCACGTCGACGACGTGATCGCGCAGGCGCGTCCGGTGATCGCCGACCCGTCGTTCTCTGGCGCGCTCAACATCGGCAGCGGTGCTGGCCGGAGCGTGCAGGAGATCATCGACCTCGTGCGAGCGACGACCGGTGCGGCGCTGCCCGTCGACGAGCGCGAGGTGCCGGCATCGTTCGTCGACCACATCGTGCTCGACACCACGCGCTTCGCTGAGCGCTTCGGCACCGTGTCGCAGGTGCCGCTGCGCGAGGGCATCGAGCGCACCTGGCGCGAGTGGCGCAGCTGA